A genomic region of Sarcophilus harrisii chromosome 6, mSarHar1.11, whole genome shotgun sequence contains the following coding sequences:
- the LOC100919622 gene encoding uncharacterized protein LOC100919622 isoform X2 — protein sequence MNRKKINWDQPLRSQNLQESSGCVRNPPRPRCRGRRRNIRCQKWIEECAKACITGEDRNRDKNRDQDGDRDLDDDEDGDEDGDGDGDEIGDGDGDGDGDGDGDGEGDSSTWQIQSSSQPSQCCTGSSYLSSETRRTGHPEAFSFHWPHPLELALDLSAGLALLSLLGEGGSEMMLPPLFLFILYLLLTMPLAMVLGCKKRTRRLTWREG from the exons ATGAACAGGAAAAAGATAAATTGGGACCAGCCGCTGAG GTCCCAGAATTTGCAGGAGTCCTCGGGCTGCGTGAGGAATCCCCCACGCCCGCGGTGCAGAGGCAGGAGGAGGAATATTCGGTGCCAAAAATGGATTGAGGAATGTGCGAAGGCGTGCATTACCGGCGAAGACAGGAACCGAGACAAGAACCGGGACCAAGATGGGGATAGGGATCTGGACGACGACGAGGACGGGGACGAGGACGGGGACGGGGACGGAGACGAgattggggatggggatggggatggggacgGAGATGGAGATGGGGACGGGGAGGGGGACAGCTCCACGTGGCAGATTCAGAGCTCGAGCCAACCCAGCCAATGCTGTACCGGCAGCAGCTACCTTTCCTCCGAAACCCGTCGGACGGGGCACCCCGAGGCCTTCAGCTTTCACTGGCCTCATCCTCTGGAGCTGGCCCTGGACTTGTCCGCCGGCCTGGCCCTGCTGTCCTTGCTGGGAGAAGGGGGCTCAGAAATGATGCTGCCGCCCTTGTTCCTCTTTATCCTTTACCTGTTGCTCACTATGCCCTTGGCGATGGTGCTCGGCTGCAAGAAACGAACTCGAAGGCTGACTTGGAGGGAGGGTTAA
- the LOC100919622 gene encoding uncharacterized protein LOC100919622 isoform X1 has protein sequence MNRKKINWDQPLRSGNIDNSRRPPPSSVSQNLQESSGCVRNPPRPRCRGRRRNIRCQKWIEECAKACITGEDRNRDKNRDQDGDRDLDDDEDGDEDGDGDGDEIGDGDGDGDGDGDGDGEGDSSTWQIQSSSQPSQCCTGSSYLSSETRRTGHPEAFSFHWPHPLELALDLSAGLALLSLLGEGGSEMMLPPLFLFILYLLLTMPLAMVLGCKKRTRRLTWREG, from the exons ATGAACAGGAAAAAGATAAATTGGGACCAGCCGCTGAGGTCTGGCAACATTGATAACTCCCGCCGTCCTCCGCCTTCGAGTGT GTCCCAGAATTTGCAGGAGTCCTCGGGCTGCGTGAGGAATCCCCCACGCCCGCGGTGCAGAGGCAGGAGGAGGAATATTCGGTGCCAAAAATGGATTGAGGAATGTGCGAAGGCGTGCATTACCGGCGAAGACAGGAACCGAGACAAGAACCGGGACCAAGATGGGGATAGGGATCTGGACGACGACGAGGACGGGGACGAGGACGGGGACGGGGACGGAGACGAgattggggatggggatggggatggggacgGAGATGGAGATGGGGACGGGGAGGGGGACAGCTCCACGTGGCAGATTCAGAGCTCGAGCCAACCCAGCCAATGCTGTACCGGCAGCAGCTACCTTTCCTCCGAAACCCGTCGGACGGGGCACCCCGAGGCCTTCAGCTTTCACTGGCCTCATCCTCTGGAGCTGGCCCTGGACTTGTCCGCCGGCCTGGCCCTGCTGTCCTTGCTGGGAGAAGGGGGCTCAGAAATGATGCTGCCGCCCTTGTTCCTCTTTATCCTTTACCTGTTGCTCACTATGCCCTTGGCGATGGTGCTCGGCTGCAAGAAACGAACTCGAAGGCTGACTTGGAGGGAGGGTTAA